The proteins below come from a single Capricornis sumatraensis isolate serow.1 chromosome 14, serow.2, whole genome shotgun sequence genomic window:
- the CHML gene encoding rab proteins geranylgeranyltransferase component A 2 → MANSLPTEFDVIVMGTGLPESILAAACSRSGQRVLHLDSRSYYGGNWASFSFPGLLSWLKEHRQNSDTVEESTAAWQDMIHETEEAIPLRKKDETIQHAEVFCYASQGMDGNTEELDALQKNPSCVASSTLIKPLDSTSLSEETHSSHITSYEVPTQDTPKNNEEITDMAETSVKEEYCGYDTYKHTLSDGTKDEIKPVLEDNSVPPKRKRIAYSQIVKEGRRFNIDLSSKLLYSQGLLIDLLIKSNVSRYAEFKNVTRILAFREGKVEQVPCSRADVFNSKELTMVEKRMLMKFLTFCLDYEQHPEEYQAFTQCSFSEYLKTKKLTPSLQHFILHSIAMMSESSCTIVDGLKATKNFLQCLGRFGNTPFLFPLYGQGEIPQCFCRMCAVFGGIYCLRHKVQCLVVDRESGRCKAIIDHLGQRINAKYFIVEDSYLSEETCSSVQYKQISRAVLITDQSVLKTDSDQQISILIVPPMEPGAHAVRIIELCSSTMTCMKDTYLVHLTCSSSKTAREDLESVVKKLFTPYSETEVGKEELPKPGLLWALYFNMRDSSGVSRSSYNGLPPNVYVCTGPDCGLGSEHAVKQAETLFHEIFPSEEFCPPPPNPEDIFFDGDEKPSEPLGTSNIVMAKLESSEGSKNLESSGKHLQN, encoded by the coding sequence ATGGCCAACAGTCTCCCAACAGAATTTGATGTGATAGTGATGGGGACAGGTCTGCCTGAATCCATCCTTGCCGCTGCATGTTCCAGAAGTGGTCAAAGGGTTCTGCATCTCGATTCAAGAAGTTACTATGGGGGAAACTGGGCTAGTTTCAGCTTTCCAGGATTGCTGTCCTGGTTGAAGGAACATCGGCAAAACAGTGACACTGTGGAAGAAAGCACTGCTGCATGGCAAGACATGATCCATGAAACAGAAGAAGCCATCCCTCTTCGCAAGAAGGATGAAACCATTCAACATGCCGAAGTTTTTTGTTATGCCAGTCAGGGCATGGATGGCAATACTGAAGAGCTTGATGCTCTGCAGAAAAATCCTTCTTGTGTAGCATCTAGTACCCTCATAAAACCTCTGGATTCTACAAGCTTGTCTGAGGAAACACACTCATCACACATTACTAGCTATGAAGTGCCTACACAAGACACTCCAAAGAACAATGAAGAAATAACTGATATGGCAGAAACGTCTGTGAAAGAAGAATATTGTGGGTATGATACTTACAAACACACACTTTCAGATGGCACTAAAGATGAAATCAAACCTGTATTGGAAGACAACAGTGTGCCACCAAAGAGAAAGAGGATTGCTTACTCTCAAATAGTTAAAGAAGGCAGGAGGTTTAATATTGATCTGTCATCGAAGCTGCTTTATTCTCAAGGACTGTTAATTGATCTGTTAATCAAATCAAATGTTAGTCGTTACGCTGAATTTAAAAATGTCACTAGGATTCTTGCATTTCGAGAAGGAAAAGTAGAGCAGGTGCCTTGTTCCAGAGCAGATGTCTTTAATAGTAAAGAGCTCACTATGGTTGAAAAGAGGATGCTAATGAAATTTCTTACATTTTGTTTAGATTATGAACAACATCCTGAGGAATACCAAGCTTTCACACAGTGCTCATTTTCAGAGTACttgaaaaccaaaaaattaaCCCCCAGCCTCCAACATTTTATACTTCACTCGATTGCCATGATGTCAGAATCATCTTGCACTATAGTAGATGGCCTTAAAGCAACAAAAAACTTTCTTCAGTGTCTTGGACGGTTTGGCAACACTCCCTTTTTATTTCCCTTATATGGCCAAGGCGAAATTCCCCAGTGTTTCTGCAGGATGTGTGCAGTTTTCGGTGGAATATATTGTCTTCGCCATAAAGTACAATGCCTTGTAGTTGACAGAGAATCTGGAagatgtaaagcaattatagatCACCTTGGTCAAAGGATAAATGCTAAATATTTCATTGTGGAGGATAGTTACCTGTCTGAGGAAACATGTTCCAGTGTGCAGTACAAGCAGATATCCAGGGCAGTGCTCATTACAGATCAGTCTGTCCTAAAGACAGACTCAGATCAGCAGATTTCCATTTTGATAGTACCTCCGATGGAACCAGGAGCACATGCTGTCCGAATCATTGAATTATGTTCTTCAACCATGACATGCATGAAAGACACCTACCTGGTACATCTGACTTGTTCATCTTCcaaaacagcaagagaagacTTAGAATCAGTGGTGAAGAAATTATTCACCCCGTATTCTGAGACAGAAGTAGGCAAGGAAGAACTTCCAAAGCCAGGACTCTTGTGGGCTCTTTATTTTAACATGAGAGATTCCTCGGGAGTCAGCCGAAGCTCATATAATGGCTTGCCTCCCAACGTTTATGTCTGCACTGGGCCTGACTGTGGACTCGGAAGTGAGCATGCCGTCAAGCAAGCTGAAACACTCTTCCACGAGATTTTTCCAAGTGAAGAATTCTGCCCCCCACCTCCAAATCCGGAAGACATTTTCTTTGACGGTGATGAAAAGCCATCAGAGCCTCTTGGAACCAGTAATATAGTAATGGCCAAACTAGAATCCTCTGAGGGAAGCAAAAACCTAGAAAGTTCAGGGAAGCACcttcaaaattag